A part of Desulfotomaculum nigrificans DSM 574 genomic DNA contains:
- the phoU gene encoding phosphate signaling complex protein PhoU: MSTRQSFDLQLMDLQQHILRMASLVERAIYDAVESLTRQDTVLAQKVIDSDDAIDEFLNDIEHTIIKIIATQQPIARDLRVAITGLKIIISLERMADFAVDIAKITLRLAGEKLIKPLVKINEMARLAQQMVKEGLDAYVQSDVTKARRMCGYDDDVDYYFHEVFEELIVFMKNEPRCIEQASHLLLVCRYLERIADYATNIGEEVVYLITGSMEDMN; this comes from the coding sequence ATGTCAACACGTCAGTCCTTTGACCTTCAGCTAATGGATTTACAACAACATATTTTAAGAATGGCCAGTCTGGTGGAAAGGGCTATTTATGATGCGGTTGAATCTTTAACCAGGCAAGACACTGTTCTGGCGCAAAAGGTAATTGATAGTGATGATGCCATAGATGAGTTTTTAAATGATATTGAGCATACCATCATTAAAATTATTGCCACCCAGCAACCAATAGCCAGGGATCTCAGGGTGGCCATTACGGGGTTAAAAATTATTATTAGCCTGGAACGCATGGCCGATTTTGCGGTGGACATTGCCAAGATAACTTTAAGATTAGCCGGAGAAAAATTAATCAAACCCCTGGTGAAAATTAATGAAATGGCCCGTTTGGCGCAGCAGATGGTGAAAGAGGGCCTGGATGCCTATGTCCAATCCGACGTGACCAAGGCCCGCCGGATGTGCGGGTATGATGATGATGTAGACTATTATTTTCATGAAGTCTTTGAAGAATTAATTGTGTTCATGAAGAATGAACCCCGTTGTATTGAACAGGCTTCACACCTGTTATTGGTTTGCCGTTATCTGGAGCGGATTGCCGATTATGCCACCAATATCGGCGAAGAAGTAGTTTATTTAATCACCGGGTCAATGGAGGACATGAACTAA
- the pstC gene encoding phosphate ABC transporter permease subunit PstC, which produces MERTAESVGVWRAAKKFKRKSDLFGRNLSFLCALTVIILTLSIVVFISSKGLSTFLVNKVSLGEFLFSTEWFPDRGAAEGGPKVGALTFIFGSVATSLLAVLISAPLSLITAVFMVEIAPGWGQRILQPTIELLSGIPSVVYGYIGLSVLVPFIREHLGGLGFSLLAGVLVLSVMVIPTIVSVSVDSLRSLPGHLKEAAYALGSTRWQTIRLVLLPAARTGLITGIILGLARAFGEALAVQMVIGNTRKIAHSLLDPTITLTSGITMDMGYTAAGSLWNNTLWSMALVLLLMSFFFILLIKMVVKRGAVK; this is translated from the coding sequence ATGGAACGGACGGCGGAATCAGTTGGGGTATGGCGGGCGGCTAAAAAATTTAAAAGAAAAAGTGATCTATTTGGCCGTAATCTGTCATTCTTATGCGCCTTAACTGTAATCATTTTAACCCTAAGCATTGTAGTCTTTATCAGCTCCAAAGGGCTGTCCACCTTTTTGGTAAACAAAGTAAGCCTGGGTGAATTTCTTTTTAGCACCGAGTGGTTTCCGGACCGGGGAGCGGCTGAAGGCGGCCCCAAGGTAGGTGCCTTGACCTTTATTTTCGGTTCTGTGGCCACTTCTTTGCTGGCTGTTTTGATTAGTGCTCCTTTAAGCTTAATCACCGCGGTATTTATGGTGGAAATTGCTCCAGGTTGGGGGCAGCGGATTTTACAGCCAACTATTGAACTTTTGTCCGGTATTCCTTCGGTGGTATACGGTTATATCGGTTTAAGTGTACTGGTACCCTTTATCCGGGAACATTTGGGCGGCTTAGGATTTAGTCTTTTGGCCGGGGTACTGGTGTTGTCGGTGATGGTGATTCCCACCATTGTCAGTGTCAGCGTAGACAGCCTGCGGTCATTACCCGGCCATTTAAAAGAAGCGGCCTATGCCCTGGGCTCCACCAGGTGGCAAACCATCCGCCTGGTACTGCTTCCGGCCGCTAGAACCGGGTTGATTACGGGTATCATTTTGGGTTTGGCCCGGGCCTTCGGGGAAGCCCTGGCAGTACAAATGGTTATCGGTAATACCAGAAAAATCGCCCATTCCTTATTGGACCCCACCATCACTCTAACCAGCGGCATCACCATGGATATGGGCTACACCGCCGCCGGTTCTCTGTGGAATAATACCCTGTGGTCCATGGCTTTGGTTTTGCTGCTGATGTCCTTCTTTTTTATTTTGTTGATTAAAATGGTGGTTAAAAGAGGTGCTGTTAAGTGA
- the pstB gene encoding phosphate ABC transporter ATP-binding protein PstB — translation MNMAKIEVQNLNLYYGQMQALKDINITIKKNQITALIGPSGCGKSTFLRTLNRMNDLIDGVRVEGKILLDGQDIYRPEEDVVALRKRVGMVFQRPNPFPMSIYDNIAYGPRIHGLKDKKQLDQIVEKSLKSAALWDEIKDRLHRSALGLSGGQQQRLCIARLLAVEPEVLLMDEPTSALDPISTVKVEELIRELKDRYTIVIVTHNMQQAARVSNTTAFFLNGELVEVGDTEGIFTMPKDKRTEDYITGRFG, via the coding sequence ATGAACATGGCCAAGATTGAAGTACAAAACTTAAATTTATACTACGGACAAATGCAGGCACTTAAAGATATAAACATTACCATTAAAAAGAATCAAATCACTGCCCTGATCGGTCCTTCCGGTTGTGGAAAATCCACCTTTTTGCGTACCTTAAACCGCATGAACGATTTAATTGACGGGGTGCGGGTGGAAGGTAAAATATTACTGGACGGACAGGACATCTACCGACCGGAGGAAGATGTGGTGGCTTTAAGAAAAAGAGTGGGGATGGTCTTTCAACGCCCCAATCCCTTTCCCATGTCCATATATGATAACATCGCCTACGGTCCCCGTATTCACGGCTTAAAGGATAAGAAACAACTTGATCAAATTGTGGAAAAAAGCCTCAAATCGGCAGCCCTGTGGGATGAAATTAAAGACCGCCTGCACCGCAGCGCCCTGGGTCTTTCCGGTGGTCAGCAGCAGCGTTTATGTATAGCCCGGCTGCTGGCAGTGGAACCGGAAGTTTTACTGATGGATGAACCAACCTCCGCCCTTGACCCCATCTCAACAGTAAAGGTTGAGGAATTAATCAGGGAACTGAAGGACCGCTACACCATTGTCATCGTTACCCATAACATGCAGCAGGCAGCCAGGGTTTCGAATACCACCGCCTTTTTCCTGAATGGTGAATTGGTAGAAGTGGGGGATACGGAAGGTATTTTTACCATGCCCAAAGATAAACGTACAGAAGATTATATCACCGGTCGCTTTGGTTAG
- the pstA gene encoding phosphate ABC transporter permease PstA, whose protein sequence is MRAQTADKLATAFFYAGAGLVVIILVGLIGYILYHGASSIDWSFITSPPQNLSPGGGVGPQIFNSFYLLFLTMLITVPVGLLAGIYLAEFAKPGKVTESIRLSIETLTSLPSIVVGLFGLLIFVNLTGWGYSLMSGALALTVINLPLMVRISEEAIRNVPVELREGSLALGATRWQTVWKVVIPSAFLSILTGTIITAGRVFGEAAALLFTAGMSSPPLNFNQWDILSPASPWNPFRPAETLAVHIWKVNSESLIPDVRRVADGSAAILVLVVLLFNITARWLGRRIHKKLTAQ, encoded by the coding sequence GTGAGGGCGCAAACTGCTGATAAATTAGCTACCGCTTTCTTTTACGCCGGGGCTGGTTTGGTGGTTATCATCCTAGTCGGTTTAATCGGTTATATTCTCTACCATGGTGCCAGCTCCATCGATTGGTCCTTTATCACCAGCCCGCCGCAGAACTTATCTCCCGGTGGCGGGGTAGGACCGCAAATTTTTAACTCATTTTACTTGCTGTTTTTAACCATGTTGATTACTGTTCCCGTGGGCCTGTTGGCCGGTATTTACCTGGCCGAATTCGCTAAACCAGGCAAGGTAACCGAAAGCATCAGGCTAAGTATAGAAACCCTTACTTCCCTGCCATCCATTGTCGTTGGTTTGTTTGGTCTGTTAATCTTTGTTAATTTAACCGGCTGGGGTTATTCCTTAATGTCCGGGGCACTGGCCTTGACTGTCATCAATCTACCCCTGATGGTGCGTATTTCCGAAGAGGCTATTCGCAATGTACCGGTGGAACTAAGGGAGGGTAGTCTGGCCCTGGGGGCCACCCGCTGGCAAACAGTTTGGAAGGTGGTTATTCCCTCCGCCTTCCTAAGCATCCTGACCGGTACCATCATCACTGCCGGACGGGTATTTGGCGAAGCAGCCGCTCTGTTATTTACCGCCGGCATGAGTAGCCCCCCGCTTAATTTTAACCAGTGGGATATCCTAAGCCCGGCTTCTCCCTGGAACCCCTTCCGTCCGGCGGAAACACTGGCGGTGCACATCTGGAAGGTGAACTCAGAAAGCCTGATTCCGGATGTCCGCAGGGTAGCCGATGGCTCCGCCGCCATATTAGTCTTGGTGGTACTGTTATTTAACATCACTGCCCGATGGTTAGGCCGCCGGATTCATAAAAAGCTAACCGCTCAGTAA